In Pelodictyon luteolum DSM 273, the genomic stretch ATGGACTTCACGCGGTGGCTTATCTGGCCTCCCGGGGAGTCGACCGAGTCGTGACCGTGAAGGAGATGGCCGAGGAGATAGGTTTTTCTCCGGAGTTCCTCGCCAAGGCCATGCAGAGCCTCACGCGGGCTGGTATAGCCAGTTCCGTACAGGGCGTGAAGGGTGGCTATCAGCTTGCCCGCAAGGCCGAGAGCATCACGGTCGCCGATATCGGCACGGCCATAGAGGGTGCCCCGCATCTGGTCCGTTGCGTCGTGAAGGCCGACAACTGCGAGATATACTCATCCTGTCCCCACCGCGGATACATGACGAGCCTTCAGAACCGGATCCAGGGCCTCCTTGCATCCACGACCGTTCAGGCCCTCCTCGATACGGAGACGTAAACAACGAAACAAGAAGCACCGCTCATGACCAATCATAGGCTCAAGGGTTCGGCGCCGGCTGAACCGAGTCTGCCGGATATAGTCCTCAAAGGCATCACCACCCACAACCTCCAGAACATCTCCGTCCGTATTCCTCGAAACCGGTTCGTGGTGCTCACCGGCGTCAGCGGCTCGGGCAAATCGAGCCTTGCTTTCGATACCCTTTATGCCGAGGGGCATCGTCGCTATGTCGAGTCGCTCTCGGCCTATGTGCGCCAGTTTCTCGAGCGCATGCCGCGCCCCGAAATCGAGGTGGTTGAGGGGATCGCTCCGGCCATTGCCATAGAACAGCGCTCCATACCGCGCAACCCCCGCTCGACGGTCGGTACCGTTTCGGAGATATACGACTACCTTCGCCTGCTTTATGCCCGCATCGGCAAGATCTATTCCCGCGACACCAATGAACTGGTGCTGAAGCATACCCCGGACGATGTGGTCATGCAGGCCGGCTTTTTTCTGGAAGGAACGAAGTTCTATGCGGGATTCCTTTTTCCTTCCCATGAGGACGGCAGTCATCATCTCTGCACAGTCGATGAGGAAATTTCAAACCTGCTGAAGAAGGGATTTTTCCGGGTGGTGTCCGGCGACACCGTACTCGACCTTAACAGCCCGGACGACTGCAGGAAGGTCGCCATGATGAGCGAAGCCGCCCGCAGAGCACTGCTTGTGCTTGTCGACCGGTTTGTGACCCGTCATGACAAGAAGTTCCAGAGCCGCGTTGCCGAGGCGGCTGAGTCCTGCTTCAGCGAG encodes the following:
- a CDS encoding RrF2 family transcriptional regulator yields the protein MLQVSRKFEYGLHAVAYLASRGVDRVVTVKEMAEEIGFSPEFLAKAMQSLTRAGIASSVQGVKGGYQLARKAESITVADIGTAIEGAPHLVRCVVKADNCEIYSSCPHRGYMTSLQNRIQGLLASTTVQALLDTET